The Brassica napus cultivar Da-Ae chromosome C7, Da-Ae, whole genome shotgun sequence genome has a segment encoding these proteins:
- the LOC106431007 gene encoding endoglucanase 3, translating into MHAYIHMKHQTIPQKCSESFALAKATLLQEMASPFFFVFLLSGLLLGNTYAGPNYREALSKSLLFFQGQRSGRLPDDQKLSWRFNSGLSDGSSAHVDLSGGYYDAGDNVKFNFPMAFTTTMLSWSSLEYGKKMGPELQNARVAIRWATDYLLKCARATPGKLYVGVGDPNGDHKCWERPEDMDTPRTVYSVSASNPGSDVAAETAAALAASSMVFRKVDPKYSRLLLATAKKVMQFAIQYRGAYSDSLSSAVCPFYCSYSGYKDELLWGAAWLHRATNNQYYLNFIKSLGGGDQHDIFSWDNKYAGAYVLLSRRAVLNNDNNFEVYKQAAENFMCKILPNSPSSSTKYTQGGLMYKLPQSNLQYVTSITFLLTTYAKYMKSSKHTFNCGNSLIAPNVLINLSKRQVDYILGVNPMKMSYMVGFGSSFPKRIHHRGSSLPSRAVRSISLGCSGGFQSFRTPNPNPNILTGAIVGGPDRNDQYPDQRDDYSRSEPATYINAAFVGPLAYFVGKSH; encoded by the exons ATGCATGCTTATATTCATATGAAGCATCAAACCATACCTCAAAAGTGCTCTGAGAGCTTTGCTTTAGCCAAAGCCACTCTTTTACAAGAAATGGCTTCccctttcttctttgttttcctTCTCTCTGGTCTTTTACTAGGAAACACCTATGCTGGTCCCAATTACAGAGAAGCACTCTCAAAGTCATTGCTCTTTTTCCAAGGTCAGCGGTCTGGTCGCCTCCCTGATGACCAAAAACTCTCATGGAGGTTCAACTCTGGCCTCTCTGATGGCTCCTCTGCTCAT GTGGATTTGAGTGGAGGGTACTATGATGCTGGTGACAACGTGAAGTTCAATTTCCCTATGGCCTTCACCACCACCATGCTCTCCTGGAGCTCTTTGGAATACGGTAAGAAGATGGGACCAGAACTTCAGAACGCCCGTGTGGCCATCCGTTGGGCCACGGACTATCTGCTTAAATGTGCCAGGGCTACACCCGGGAAGCTCTACGTTGGAGTAGGAGACCCAAACGGCGATCACAAGTGCTGGGAACGTCCAGAAGATATGGACACTCCTCGCACAGTCTACtctgtctcagcttcaaaccctGGCTCTGATGTAGCAGCTGAAACCGCTGCTGCCCTTGCGGCTAGCTCAATGGTTTTCAGGAAAGTTGATCCCAAGTACTCTCGCTTGCTCCTGGCCACAGCCAAGAAGGTAATGCAGTTTGCTATTCAGTACCGTGGTGCTTACAGTGATTCCCTTTCCTCTGCTGTTTGTCCTTTCTACTGCTCCTACTCTGGCTATAAGGACGAGCTTCTGTGGGGAGCGGCATGGCTGCATAGAGCAACCAACAATCAGTATTACTTAAACTTTATTAAATCCTTGGGAGGTGGAGACCAGCATGACATATTCAGTTGGGACAATAAGTATGCTGGTGCTTATGTTCTTCTCTCACGA CGAGCAGTACTAAACAAtgacaacaactttgaggtctaCAAGCAAGCAGCTGAGAATTTCATGTGCAAGATCCTTCCAAACTCTCCTTCCTCGTCCACAAAGTACACTCAAG GTGGCTTGATGTACAAGTTACCTCAGAGCAATCTACAATACGTGACATCAATAACGTTCTTGCTAACGACCTACGCTAAATACATGAAGTCCTCGAAACACACATTCAACTGCGGAAACTCTCTCATTGCTCCCAACGTTCTGATAAACCTTTCGAAGCGTCAGGTGGATTACATCCTCGGTGTGAATCCGATGAAAATGTCTTACATGGTTGGGTTCGGGTCGAGTTTCCCCAAGCGAATCCACCATAGAGGATCCTCTCTCCCGAGCCGAGCAGTTCGTTCGATTTCTCTGGGATGCAGTGGCGGATTCCAGTCTTTCCGCACcccaaaccctaaccctaacatATTAACCGGAGCTATCGTGGGAGGACCGGATCGAAATGACCAGTATCCAGACCAGAGAGATGATTACAGCCGGTCTGAACCAGCCACTTACATAAATGCGGCATTTGTCGGACCCTTGGCATATTTTGTCGGAAAGTCTCATTGA